In the genome of Poecilia reticulata strain Guanapo linkage group LG16, Guppy_female_1.0+MT, whole genome shotgun sequence, one region contains:
- the isg20l2 gene encoding interferon-stimulated 20 kDa exonuclease-like 2 isoform X2 gives MKYLKGKGGFKDNSHQRRNHEHNQASKQNGPFTRAAPSPMTTKRQSSPQSNPSSSGVDHNIDHSSGPSTSSFNPLSITFTVTNENNHTKPNQPVNTKTTATLSCASKSSAHKLSTSIGNPTKYLAIDCEMVGAGPKGSISQLARCSIVSYDGDVVYDKFIKPSMYVTDFRTRWSGIRPRDLLKATPFALAKKEILRLLMGKIVIGHAIHNDFKALGYTHPANLTRDTSKIPLLNRKAGFGENECASLKRLTKAIFNRDIQTGRKGHSSVEDAKATMELYKVVEEEWERTLASTS, from the exons atgaaataccTGAAAGGGAAAGGGGGTTTTAAAGATAACTCTCATCAGAGGAGAAACCATGAACACAACCAAGCTTCAAAACAGAATGGACCTTTCACCAGAGCTGCACCATCTCCCATGACAACAAAACGCCAAAGTTCTCCTCAATCTAACCCTTCTTCCAGTGGCGTTGACCATAACATTGACCATAGCTCTGGGCCTTCAACCTCCTCTTTTAACCCTCTGTCAATTACTTTCACTGTGACAAATGAAAATAACCATACAAAGCCAAACCAACCGGTCAACaccaaaacaacagcaacattGTCCTGCGCCTCCAAATCCAGTGCTCATAAGCTCTCCACCTCCATAGGGAACCCCACAAAGTACCTCGCCATTGACTGTGAGATGGTGGGAGCAGGACCCAAAGGCAGCATCAGTCAGCTGGCTCGCTGTAGCATCGTCTCGTACGACGGGGATGTGGTCTACGACAAGTTCATCAAGCCCTCCATGTACGTAACAGACTTCCGCACAAGATGGAGCGGTATTCGTCCCAGAGATCTCCTCAAAGCCACACCATTTGCACTGGCCAAGAAGGAG ATCCTAAGGCTGCTCATGGGGAAGATTGTTATCGGCCACGCCATACACAACGACTTCAAGGCTCTCGGCTACACTCATCCTGCTAACTTGACGAGGGACACGTCGAAAATCCCTCTTCTCAACCGGAAGGCTGGTTTCGGGGAGAACGAGTGCGCCTCGCTGAAGAGACTCACCAAAGCCATCTTCAACCGTGACATCCAG ACTGGAAGGAAGGGCCACTCTTCTGTGGAAGATGCCAAAGCTACGATGGAGCTGTACAAGGTGGTAGAAGAGGAATGGGAGAGGACTCTCGCCTCCACATCTTGA
- the isg20l2 gene encoding interferon-stimulated 20 kDa exonuclease-like 2 isoform X1, with product MSDIMIHVSPSVDTPQGIIPTKNQKGNRKKKQFLKKMKYLKGKGGFKDNSHQRRNHEHNQASKQNGPFTRAAPSPMTTKRQSSPQSNPSSSGVDHNIDHSSGPSTSSFNPLSITFTVTNENNHTKPNQPVNTKTTATLSCASKSSAHKLSTSIGNPTKYLAIDCEMVGAGPKGSISQLARCSIVSYDGDVVYDKFIKPSMYVTDFRTRWSGIRPRDLLKATPFALAKKEILRLLMGKIVIGHAIHNDFKALGYTHPANLTRDTSKIPLLNRKAGFGENECASLKRLTKAIFNRDIQTGRKGHSSVEDAKATMELYKVVEEEWERTLASTS from the exons ATGTCTGATATTATGATCCATGTTTCCCCCTCTGTTGATACCCCACAGGGAATTATTCCCACAAAGAACCAGAAGGGCAACAGGAAGaagaagcagtttttaaaaaaaatgaaataccTGAAAGGGAAAGGGGGTTTTAAAGATAACTCTCATCAGAGGAGAAACCATGAACACAACCAAGCTTCAAAACAGAATGGACCTTTCACCAGAGCTGCACCATCTCCCATGACAACAAAACGCCAAAGTTCTCCTCAATCTAACCCTTCTTCCAGTGGCGTTGACCATAACATTGACCATAGCTCTGGGCCTTCAACCTCCTCTTTTAACCCTCTGTCAATTACTTTCACTGTGACAAATGAAAATAACCATACAAAGCCAAACCAACCGGTCAACaccaaaacaacagcaacattGTCCTGCGCCTCCAAATCCAGTGCTCATAAGCTCTCCACCTCCATAGGGAACCCCACAAAGTACCTCGCCATTGACTGTGAGATGGTGGGAGCAGGACCCAAAGGCAGCATCAGTCAGCTGGCTCGCTGTAGCATCGTCTCGTACGACGGGGATGTGGTCTACGACAAGTTCATCAAGCCCTCCATGTACGTAACAGACTTCCGCACAAGATGGAGCGGTATTCGTCCCAGAGATCTCCTCAAAGCCACACCATTTGCACTGGCCAAGAAGGAG ATCCTAAGGCTGCTCATGGGGAAGATTGTTATCGGCCACGCCATACACAACGACTTCAAGGCTCTCGGCTACACTCATCCTGCTAACTTGACGAGGGACACGTCGAAAATCCCTCTTCTCAACCGGAAGGCTGGTTTCGGGGAGAACGAGTGCGCCTCGCTGAAGAGACTCACCAAAGCCATCTTCAACCGTGACATCCAG ACTGGAAGGAAGGGCCACTCTTCTGTGGAAGATGCCAAAGCTACGATGGAGCTGTACAAGGTGGTAGAAGAGGAATGGGAGAGGACTCTCGCCTCCACATCTTGA
- the mettl25b gene encoding methyltransferase-like protein 25B: MSEPLSVSAAQDAEFRASFTAQQQRDLARRLTTFLSQYSHLTDSFIIEFFTENLWQTLPSTWQAVLQDISYPQAAELLLDASHEDRRYPSVWPLSLLAFRATAHALAFPRECRPDRGGVAASVKPDEFLQNQSQSSLLGHIFRKHVKPKKQHEIRKLGMLVKQLCDQTGCRRVVDVGSGQGHLTRFLSFGLGLSVTAIEADHTLAAMASRYDGELLWALEKEKRKKNCSFQLPEAHSVPRHMAGWVNPRASWEGFIKQLKDAHHVTEVPQASSAPIKKRRSDLTQLSHPEGPSHDSNSGGEQTFFEGSCCSDMQAASEAGINPEESRLQDYPDFVLTGLHACGDLSATLLRHFVYCPQVRGITSVACCYMKITTKENPTPPGLISPPSPPTPSTELFHFEFGYPMSCWVRGLSGHQLSYKAREGACHAVEDYVRRLGEESKQLRTHCYRAILETFIRDARPDLRRAGIQTIKKAHLLPFTEYARLGLPRVGLPADLPLDQERVEAMLKQQNKVVVYFTLSLLLAPVVETLVLLDRMIYLEENGVDSQLIPLFNPNFSPRNFVLVAVKPSR; this comes from the exons ATGTCAGAACCACTGTCAGTGTCAGCAGCACAAGATGCGGAGTTCAGAGCCAGTTTCACTGCACAACAACAAAGAGACCTGGCGAGGAGACTCACCACTTTTCTGTCTCAGTACAGTCATTTGACCGACTCTTTTATTATT GAGTTCTTCACTGAAAATCTGTGGCAGACTTTACCCAGCACCTGGCAGGCTGTGCTGCAGGATATTTCATATCCACAAGCTGCAGAACTACTGCTGGATGCTTCTCATGAAGATAGGAG ATATCCTTCAGTGTGGCCCCTGTCCCTCCTGGCTTTCCGTGCCACTGCTCATGCCCTGGCATTTCCCAGAGAGTGCAGGCCTGACCGAGGCGGGGTGGCGGCGTCGGTGAAGCCTGATGAGTTCCTGCAAAACCAGAGTCAGAGTTCTTTACTGGGCCACATATTCAGGAAGCATGTCAAACCCAAGAAACAGCATGAGATCCGAAAGCTTGGCATG CTTGTTAAACAACTGTGTGACCAGACAGGCTGCAGGAGAGTGGTGGATGTGGGATCTGGCCAG GGTCACCTCACCCGTTTTCTGTCCTTTGGGCTTGGACTGTCTGTGACGGCTATTGAGGCTGATCACACCTTGGCTGCTATGGCTTCCAGGTACGATGGGGAGTTACTTTGGGccctggagaaagaaaaacggAAAAAG AACTGCTCCTTTCAACTTCCTGAAGCGCACTCCGTTCCCCGGCACATGGCTGGTTGGGTCAACCCCAGGGCATCATGGGAAGGTTTTATCAAGCAGCTGAAAGACGCACATCATGTCACTGAAGTACCCCAAGCTTCATCTGCACCCATAAAAAAGAGACGTTCAGATCTAACTCAGCTATCACATCCTGAAGGTCCTTCACATGATTCAAACAGTGGAGGTGAACAGACTTTTTTTGAGGGAAGCTGCTGCTCAGACATGCAGGCTGCCTCTGAAGCCGGTATAAACCCAGAGGAAAGCCGTCTGCAGGACTATCCAGACTTTGTCTTGACTGGTCTGCACGCATGTGGAGACCTCAGCGCCACTCTCCTCCGCCACTTTGTCTACTGCCCTCAAGTTCGGGGCATCACCTCTGTGGCGTGTTGCTACATGAAGATCACTACTAAAGAAAACCCCACGCCTCCAGGACTGATCTCACCCCCCAGTCCACCCACACCTAGCACCGAGTTGTTTCACTTTGAGTTTGGATACCCAATGAGCTGCTGGGTGAGAGGGTTGTCTGGGCACCAGCTCTCCTATAAAGCACGAGAGGGGGCGTGTCATGCTGTGGAGGACTATGTACGGCGGCTCGGGGAGGAGAGCAAGCAGCTCAGGACACATTGTTACCGGGCGATACTGGAGACATTCATCAGGGACGCGAGACCGGATCTCCGCAGGGCAGGAATCCAGACCATAAAGAAAGCCCACTTGTTACCTTTTACTGA ATATGCCCGACTGGGCCTGCCTCGGGTCGGCCTGCCTGCTGATTTACCCCTGGACCAGGAGCGGGTGGAGGCTATGTTGAAACAACAGAACAAGGTGGTGGTGTACTTCACTTTGAGCCTGTTGCTGGCTCCTGTGGTGGAGACCTTAGTGCTGCTAGACAGGATGATCTATCTGGAGGAAAACG GTGTGGACAGTCAGCTTATTCCTCTCTTTAATCCAAACTTTTCTCCAAGAAACTTTGTCCTTGTTGCTGTGAAGCCGTCCAGATAg